The following are from one region of the Rhinoraja longicauda isolate Sanriku21f chromosome 11, sRhiLon1.1, whole genome shotgun sequence genome:
- the hccsb gene encoding holocytochrome c-type synthase: protein MGASTSTPSIDVQTASTAPQAKSTLSECPMHQAKKEAGCPMHQATAAATSAENASYPIPSHQERAYDYVECPKRTGDRPETDTIDPSNMMPPPNQQPAPDQPFPLSVSREESSIPRSNSGKRWVYPSEQMFWNAMLKKGWRWRNDDLAPHDMTNIIKIHNQNNEQVWNEILKWEALHAKQCPCGPTLVRFGGKANEYSPRARIRSLMGYELPFDRHDWVVNRCGRDVRYVIDYYDGGKVDKSTYQFTALDVRPALDSLTAVWDRMKVAWWRLTS, encoded by the exons ATGGGAGCATCCACTTCAACACCATCGATTGATGTGCAAACAGCATCCACTGCACCACAGGCAAAGTCCACTTTGTCCGAATGCCCAATGCATCAAGCCAAGAAGGAAG CAGGTTGTCCAATGCATCAGGCAACGGCAGCAGCCACTTCAGCAGAGAATGCATCGTATCCAATTCCATCACATCAGGAGAGGGCATATGACTACGTGGAGTGCCCCAAGAGAACGGGTGACAGACCAGAAACAGACACAATTGATCCCAGCAATATG ATGCCACCACCAAACCAGCAGCCAGCACCAGATCAACCATTCCCTCTTTCTGTATCCAGAGAAGAATCTTCCATTCCTCGATCTAACTCAGGGAAGCGTTGGGTATATCCTTCTGAACAGATGTTTTGGAATGCAATGCTTAAGAAAGG ATGGCGTTGGCGTAATGATGACCTAGCACCTCATGATATGACAAATATCATCAAGATCCATAATCAAAACAATGAACAAGTCTGGAATGAAATACTCAAGTGGGAAGCACTCCATGCCAA ACAATGTCCCTGTGGGCCTACACTAGTTCGTTTTGGGGGGAAAGCGAACGAGTATTCACCAAGAGCTCGAATTCGTTCTTTAATGGG GTATGAACTACCCTTTGATCGGCATGATTGGGTTGTGAATCGTTGTGGGAGAGACGTCCGATATGTAATTGACTACTATGATGGAGGCAAGGTGGACAAGTCAACGTACCAGTTTACTGCTCTGGATGTGCGTCCAGCACTGGATTCACTTACTGCAGTGTGGGACAGGATGAAAGTCGCATGGTGGCGCTTGACATCGTGA